Part of the Lichenicola cladoniae genome is shown below.
CACATGGACCAGGGAGGCGGCGCATAGGTATCGAGCACCGTCACGAGGCCACCGGAGGCGATGAGCGCCGCCGTACCCTCGGCACCAGCCTGCGCGATCCCGATCCCGAGCGCCGTTGCAGCGCGCGCGGCGTCCGATCCGTCCACGATAAGTGCGAAGTCGGGTGGGAGGCGGCGCGTGCCGGCAGGCTCGCGAAACAGCCAGGGCATCATGCGGCCCGTCGCCGGAAAGCGCACACCGATCAGCCGATGCTGCACGAGGTCGTCCGGCGTCTTCGGCACGCCATGCCTCGCGAGGTAGGCGGGAGCGGCGAGGGTGACGAGCGGTAACGGTGCGAGGCGCCGGGCGAGGACGCTGGCGTCGGCGATCCGGGGTGCGATCCGCACCGCGAGATCCCAGCGGCCGCCGCCGAGGTCGGCGAAGTGGTCGTCGAAGGCAAGCTCAACGTGCAGCGCCGGATAACGCTCCAGAAGTGTTGCCAGGGCGCGCAGTAGGGTCGGGGCGAGTGTGGCGGCGGCGGTCACGCGCACCGTGCCTGCAATTCCGACCGGCGCACCGAGGCGGCCGGCGGCGGCCGCGAGTGCCAGGGCCGGGCCTCGGACGTCAGCGAGGAAGCGCTCGCCGTCGGGCGTGAGGGAGAGCGAGCGGGTCGAGCGACGAAACAGGCGCGCACCGTGCACGGCCTCGAAGCGGCCGACGAGGCGTGCGACGGCGGCCGGGGTCACGCCGAGCAGGCGCGCGGCACCGGCGAAGGAGCCGGCCTCGGCAACGCGGAGAACGACGACGGCGGCGCGCAAGGTGTCCACGCCCCATTCGATACATCAGGTTGTCTCAGCCGCAACACTGTCTGTTCTGCCCGGCGCGACCCGGCAGCCTCACCTTCAGGGACATCGGAAGCAGGCAAGCGATGATGCGCACAGGGATCGCGCCCCACGCCTGACCGTCATTCCGGGTTCACCCCCAGCCGGACGGGATAAGAAACGACGTCCCGTCGAAGCACTCGCGCGCCGACTTTCCCATGCAGATAGAAGGACATCGATCATGAGCAATTCCATAGCCGAGCAGGCACGTCCGCCGGCACCGTCGCTCGACCTCACCGGCAAGCGCGTCGTCGTCGTCGGCGGCAAGAAGGCGATCGGCCTCGGGGTCGCCCAGGCCGCCTACGCCATGGGCGCCTCCGTCACGGTCGCCAGCCGCCGCGATATCTCGGCCGAGGAGCGGCCGGACCTGGCAGCGTTCGACCAGGTCGTTCTGGACATCCGCGACGAGGCAGCCGTGCACGCCGCGTTCGAGGCGATCGGTCCCTTCGACCACCTCGTCGTCACCGCCGGACCGGAGATGGGGTCCTGGGGATCGTTCATGGACGCCGATATGAGCGGCGTCCGCAGCTACCTGGAGTCCAAGTTCCTGGGCACCTGGGCCTGCGCCCGCCATGCCGCCCCGCATGTGCGGGCCGGCGGCTCGATGACCTTCCTCACCGGCGGCACCGGGGCCCGGGCGAAGCTTGGCCTGGCCGCGGTCACGTCGACGTTCGCAGCCGTCGAATCCCTGTCGCAGTCGCTCGCCCTGGAGCTCGCCCCAATCCGCGTCAACACGATCCGGCCCGGGTTCATCGATACCGACTTCTGGGACGTCCTGCCCGCGGAGACCGTGGAGGATATCCGTGCCAAGGTCCGCGCCAAGTTCCCGGCCCGGCGGCTCGGGACGGCCGCCGACGTCGGGCATGCTTCGGTTTTTCTCATGACCAACCCATACGTCACCGGCACGGTGCTCGAAGTCTCCGGCGGCGAGTTGCTGGTCGACTGGATCTTCTGACTTTGATTTCGTGACGAAGTGGGCGCGCTGTCACCACCGACGGCAATCCCGGGCAGCATACTGGAACACATGATGAAGCGTTTCGAAGACAAGGTCGTCATCGTCACCGGAGCGGGGACGGGTATCGGGGCGGCCACGGCCAGGCGGTTCCTGCGCGAGGGTGCCACGGTCGTGCTGAATGGTCGCCGCGAACAAAAACTGCGCGACACGGTCGCGGACATCGACCCGGCCAAATCGCTGATCCACGCCGGCGACGTGTCGGACGAGGCGTACATCAAGCGGCTGGTGGAAGACACCGTCGCGCGCTTCGGCCGGCTCGACGTGCTGGTCAACAATGCCGGGTTCGCAATCTTCGGCCCGTTCGCCGAGCTGACCACCGCCGATTGGCGGCGTCAGCTGGCGACCGACCTGGACGGCGTCTATTTCGGTACTCGCGAGGCGCTGCCACACCTCCTGAAAACCAGGGGTTCGATCGTCAACGTATCGTCCGCCTCCGGCCTCGGCGGCGACTGGGGTGGGAGCGGCTACAACGCGGCCAAAGGTGCGGTTTCTAACCTGACGCGATCTCTTGCCCTCGAGTATGCCGCCCGCGGCGTCCGCGTGAACGCCGTTGCCCCCAGCCTGACCACCACGGACGCGACGGCGGATCTGGAGAAGAGCGAGGCCGCGATGTCGACCTTCCGCGAGCGCCTGCCGATGGGCCGGCCGGCTACGCCGGACGAGGTGGCAGCGGTGATCGCGTTCCTGGCCAGCGATGACGCCAGCTTCGTCAACGGCGTGATCCTCCCGGTCGACGGCGGCCTGGCCGCATCCAACGGCCAGCCGAACTTTCTCGCCTTGTTCGGGCAGGGCTGAAGCGCCACCCGGGTTCGCAACCGGGTGGTGCGAACCAGCATTCAAGAGGTGGTGCGGTCCCGATCGGCGCCGATCGGGACCAGGCGTCCGACCTTATCCTCTAGAACCCGAGGATCACGTCGGCTGCGAGGGTGAAGTTTCCGGTGTTGGTCAGCGCGTTATACGGATGGCCGCCGCTGAACGACTTGTCCCAGCGGATCTCGGGCCGGAACGCCAGCAACGCCACGTGCGGGATCACCGGCTTGTAGCTGACCCCCCAGGTCCACTCGCTGTAGGTCTGCCGCCCGGCGCCGAACGCGGTGGTGCTCAGTCCGTTCAGGCCGCGATACGCATCGGTGTTGCCCGGGAACGCAGCCACGAAGAAGCCGGCATTGTCGCGATACACCTCGCCGCGGAAGTTGGCGGTGAGCGTCGGGGTCAGCGCGTAGGACGCGTAGCCGGCCAGGCCATAGGAGTCCGCGCCGTAGAAATCGTCGTGCTGCCACTGGGCTTCGGCCACCAGGGTCAGCTTGTCGGTCGCCTTGTAGGTGGCGACCACGTCGCCCTCGTAGCGCATCGAGCTGTTGGCCTCGTGGCCGATCGCGTTCGTCGCGTCCTCTGGCCCCAGATGCAGGAACGCTAGCACGGTCAGCTTGCCGCCGGCCAGGCTGTTCAGCCCGACGCCGACCAGCCCGGCCGGCTTGGCGTTGTTGTCGCCGTTCCCGAAGGTGGTGCTTTCGCCGGTATCGATCTCGCCATACAGGTCGACGGTCGGGTTGAGATGGGCCTCCGCGATCAGGCCGGTATGCTCGAACGGCCCGAAGTTGAAGTTGTACGAGTGCGAGTAGAACGGGTTGGTGCTGGGATCGATGGTCTCGTAGCCGATCAGGGTGGCGAACTGGCCGAGCTTGAAGTCGATGCCGCCCTTGAACAGCACCGGCGCATGCATGGTGACGTTGGCCTGCAGGATGCTGAACTGGTTGCGATCGTTGGTGACGTGGCCGAACTCGCCGAGATAGTGGGTGTAGCGGGCGTCGGAACCGTAGGTGCCCTGCAGCATGAAGCCGAAATCGAAGGTCGACAGCGTGGGATCGATGGCGCGCGTGGCGGTCAGCTGCACCGAGTTCAGCAGCGCGGTATTGGCCTTGTCGTCGAACAGCCTGCCGTAGTTCAGCCCGTCCGCGGGACGGTCGAAGTTGCCGGTGACGCCACCCTCGACCTGCGCGCCGTAGGTGATGCCCTCGAGCCAGGTTTTCGGCGGCGCCGCAGCGGCGGGAGTGGCGGTCGCAGCCGTCCCGTTCACGCTTGCCGAGGCGGGGGGAGTGCCGGTCGAGAGCGCCTGTGCGAAGGCACCGGTCGATGCCAGCAGCGAGCCCGTCATCAATGCAGGAACCAGAGCCGAACCGGCCATCAGCATCCGATGGATCGATTTGCGACGGCCAGCTTCGCAACGTCCGGCGGCGGTCACGAGTGGCGTGGTCATCCTGGGTCTCCAGTCATAAAGCCTGAACCGCGTGCTGCCCGATCCGATTGCGGAACGGACCTCATGCGTCGGGCGATCACTCGCCCGGTTCGTCTGTGACTGGCATCAATGCCTCATGTCCAGGCACAACCAGGTCCAACACTCGGTCCTGCCTTAGAAAAGATCGCATAGTTACGGATTTGCCACGGTTTCTTGCGTGAGCGTGTCCAATCACGCAACAAAATTCAGCGCTGACGGGCACTGGCATGTTCAGGACGGTGTATCGGCAGCCGGCGTGTCATCACGACGGCGTTGCAACCGCCGCTTGAGTTTAGACGCCAGTCTCCGGATATCGAATATGCCGAGCAGTTGCAGCAGGGCGGCATAGACCGTCATCCCGACCGTCACCAGCAGCAGCAGCCCGGCGATCCGCTCGAGGCCATGCCAGCGCCCGAGCCCGGACAGCAGCGTGTGCGAGATCAGCGCCAGCACAGCTGCCATCGCGACCGACGCCAGCCCCATGCGAAGCAGCCGCGACAGCATGATGCGGTCCGGCTGCAGGTATCCGCGGCGCAGCAGCACGACCATCAGCGTGAGCGCATTGATCATCGAGGCCAGGCTGGTCGCCAGTGGCGGGCCGACATGTTGTAACGGGCGCATCAAAGCGAGGTTGAGACACAGGTTGACGGCGAGCGTCGCCATGCCGATCCGCACCGGCGTCGACATGTCGCCGCGTGCGAAGAACCCGGGCGCCAGCACCTTGATCAACACAAAGAAGGGCAGGCCGAACGCATAGCCCGTCAGGGACTGTGCCGACAGCACGACATCGCGCGGGGTGAAGGCGCCGTAGCCGAACAGGGTGCCCAGGATCGGCACCGACAGCACCATCAGCGCGAGCGAGGCCGGCAGCGTCAGCGCCAGCGCGAACTCGATGGCGCTGTTCTGGGTGCGATGTGCTGCCACCATGTCGTTGGTCTGTACCTGCCGGGTCAGCACCGGCAGCATGGTCGTGGCGGCAGCGGCGCCCAGTACGCCCAGCGGCAGCTGGTTCACCCGGTCGGCGAAATACATCAGCGATACGCTGCCGGCCGGCAGCAGCGTGCCGATGATGGTGTCGACGCCAAGATTGAGCTGGGTGATGCCGCTGCCGATCAGGCCGGGCAGCATCCTGCGCATCAGCAGCCGCATGCGGGGAGTGAGGCGCGGGCGGGGCAGGCCGAGACCCATGCCGGCCCGGTGCGAGGCGATCATCAGCACACCGAGCTGCAGCACGCCGGACACGGTGATGCCCCAGGCGGCGGCATGCGCCACGCTCTTGACATGCGGGGTCAGGAACAGGATCGCGGCGATCCCGACCACGTTGAACAGCACATACGCGGCTGCGGCGACGCCGAATTTCTCCAGGCCGTTCAGCACGCCGGAGACCAGGGCGGCGGCACAGATCAGCAGGACATAGGGGAAGGTGATGCGGCCGAGCGAGACCGCGAGGGGATAGTTGGCGCCGAAGCCGGGCGCGATCCCCCTGATCACCTGCGGCATGAACAGTTCGCCGAGCAGGGTCAGGCACAGCAGCCAGAACAACAGGACCCCGAGCGCCTCGCGCGCGAAGCCACGGGCGACCTCCGGGCCCTCCTTGGCCAGCAGCCCGGAGAATAGCGGCACGAACGCGGCGTTGAACGCACCCTCGCCGAACAGCCGCCGGAACAGGTTCGGCAGCCGGAACGCCACCTGGTAGGCGTCCTGCATCGGGCCGGCACCCATCAGGGCCGCCAGCAACTGGTCCCGGACCAGGCCGAGGACGCGGCTGAGCATGGTCCAGCTGCCGACGGTGAGAAACCCCTTCAGCATGAGGGATCACCCTGCGTCGAAGGATCTGGGCTTGGACATGAGGCACGGTGGGATCGCATCGCCCTGCTCTAGCAGGCAGGACCGCTTCTGACAGCCATTGTCGCGCAATCATCCGGATGAGAGGGCACAGCGGTGGTCCCATCGTGATCGCCTTGGTGACGGATGGCATCGTTGCTCAGGGGCGTCCAGCGACCACGGATGAGCGTGGCAGATCGGTCCGCGCCCAGGGACATAACCTGCAAGCCCGGTCTTCGCGGCCGCGGTCGCTAAGGTATGCTTAAGGTCGTTATGTTATTATAATAGTATTTTAGTGTGGTTCGGAGAGCCGACAGGTGGATGACAGTAAGCGTCGCCAGTACGAAACAGAACTGAAATCCTATCCGGATCGGCCACTTGGAGTTGTCCGGAACAACGGAGCCTGGCCCGCTCCGAGATACCGCTACAGCCTCGCCGCCTGCGCGCGCTGGGAATCGCGTTACGTTGTCGAGTGGATACTCTATCATCGCTCGATCGGCATCGACCATATCTACCTCTATTGCAACGATGATGATCCTGCCGAACTCTTCGAAAAGGTGTTACCATTTATCGAAGGAAAGGACCCTTTCGTAACCTTCTTGCACTACAGCTTCCAAGGTCTTCAGTTTCAAATGTATTTTCATTTCATACGAAATTACAGCCATGAAACTGATTGGATGATGTTTCTCGATATCGATGAGTTCATCTGCATCCGCAAATCAAACAGTATCGTGGCACTGATGGAGGCCATACCGTCAGGAGCCGAGGCCATATATTTCAACTGGAGCAGTTTTGGCTGTAATGGCCACGATATCCGCCCGGACGGATATGTCCTTCTGAATTATACCAGACGCGAGGGGAGGGCAACGCCGTTTACCAAGGTATTCATCAAGAGTAGACGCGTCCCATATGCGGGCTTCTTTCGGAAGAAGACTGCTCCCGTGATGCATGATTACACCAAGCTCGATCCGGATATCGTTGCATATAACGTCATCGGCGATCGCCTGACGACCTATTACATGGACTTCCCGACCAACGCCTGGGCGTATCTACTGGCGGACGACCACAGCGAGCGCATCCTCGCAACAGCTTTTATCGCGCACTACAATATCAAGTCGAACCAGGATTTTCAGCTCAGGGTCGATCGGGGTCTGCGTGGCGACTACGCGGCTGAGCAGATGTGGGGGAACAAGAGCCTTCATGATCGGAAGATGTTCAACATCATGACAAACGAGGTTCAAGATCTGCATCTGCATGATTACTGGAGGGATTACCTGTCATGTGGTTGGAAAAACGCCGTCTTCCCGAAGTCGCGCTGGCCGCTGATATCCCAAGGCAAGTCCGCGGTGCAAAGCTCGACGGCTCATAATCGCTCGATCGCGGACGATGCGGCGACCATCATCAGTGGCCGGTTGCTTGGTGCGTCCCAGAACCACACGAATCTCGAAGACTCTCCATGGTGGCAGATCGATCTCGGGGACCTCCACATGATCCACGAGGCCCGGGTGTTCAACAGGATGGATGGCGTCCTGGATCGTATGAGCAGGTTCGACCTCCTGGCCTCGGAAAACGAGACGGACTGGAAGACCGTACTAGTGCGCGATGAGTCTGGACTTTTCGGTGGCATCGACGGAACGCCGTTCGTTAGCGCGTGGGAGGAAGGTTTTGCTGCACGCTGGCTACGCCTGGTCGTGCCCGGGGAGAAACGCTTTCTTCACCTCGACCAGATCGAGTTCTATGGGGCGCGGTGCTAATCTCCCGGCTTTGACTGGTGGTGCGTCCTGGCGCGCGACACACTGTTCTTGCTTCGCCTCGCCGTGTCGGTGCTAGCATCCGTTCATGACCATCGAACGCCATCTGACCCGCTTCTCGGTTCCGCCCCTGCACGAGGAAACGCGCGAGCTGGCTGCGGTAGCGTCCGGGCGCCTCTGCCCGGACCTGGTGATAACCGGCGCCCGGGTGCTGTCGACCTACTCCGAGCGGACCCTGCAGGACCGTGAATTATGGGTGCATCGCGGCCGGATCGCGGCGTTGAAGCCGGCGGGTGCTGCGCGGGTCGCTGGTTTGCAACCCGGGCAGATTACCGATGTCCAGGGCGGCATCATCGCGCCGGGGCTGGTGGATCCGCACGTGCATATCGAGAGCAGCATGATGACCGCCTGCGCCTACGCCGAGGTGGCGCTGCTCAACGGCACCACCACGATCTTCTGCGACAGCCACGAGATCGGCAACGTGGCGGACGCGGCCGGCATCGAGTGGATGCTGGAGGATGCGCGCGCGGCACCGCTCAACATCTTCCTGACCGTGCCGAGCACGGTGCCCGCGACCGGTCCGCGCTACGAGACCGCAGGCGGCGACCTGACGCCGGCCAAGATCGGCGCGCTGTTCGATCGCTGGCCGGAAGCGGTGGCGCTCGGCGAGAAAATGGACTTCGTGCAGGTCTGCGAGGGCGATGTCCGCAGCCACGGCATCATTGCCGAGGCGCTGAAACGCGGCCGCCCGGTCAGCGGACACGTGTATGGACGCGAGTTCGTCGCGGCCTATGCCGCCAGCGGCGTCACCGATACCCATGAGGCGGTGACACGCGACATCGCCGACGACATGATCGAGGCCGGCCTCTGGATCTACCTGCGCGGCGGTCCGCCGACCACGCCGTGGCACAGCCTGCCCGCCGCCATCCGTGCCATCACCGAACTGGGCGCGGACCCCAAGCGCTTCTGCGTCTGCACCGACGATCGCGACGCGGACGATCTGTTCCTGTTCGGCATGGACTGGGTGGTGCGCGAGGCGATCGCCGCCGGCATTGCGCCGAACCGGGCCTGGAGCATGGGCTCGCTGCACCCGGCGACCCGCTACGGCATGGACGGCGAGATCGGCGGGCTGGGCGGCGGTCGGCGCGCCGACCTGGTGCTGCTCAACGATGCGATGGAGGTTCAGCACACCTGGTACGGCGGCGCGCTGATGGTCGAAAACCGGGCCATCACGCCATTGCTGGAACAGCAGCTGGAGCAGGGCCGGTATCGCTATCCGGACGCGGCATATCGCACGGTGATCCTGCCGGAAATCCCGGCGCTGGTGCCCCCGCTTCCGAACGAGGCATGCCGGGTCAACGTCATTCGCACGGTGAGCCCGTCCGACATCGCGCTCAAGCACGAGGTGGTATCGTTGCCGCGTGAGACAAGCTGGTCGACCCATCTGGACGCGCATGGACTGTGTTTCCTGAGCGTGGTCGAGCGGCACGGACATTCCGGCGAGGCGGCGCACGGGCTGCTTGCAGGGTTCGGCCTGACCGAGGGCGCGGTGGCGAGCTCGGTGGGACACGATGCGCACAATATCGTCGCCGCCGGGCGCGACGAGGCCTCGATGCGGCTGGCGGTCGAGGCGATCCGCGCCAATGGCGGCGGCGTGGTCGTGGTCGGCGGCGGCCGGATCCGCGCCGAGGTGGCCTTGCCGATTGCCGGCCTGCTGTCCGACAAGCGGGCGACCGAGGTCGCGGCGGAGACGGTGCTGCTGAAGCAGGCCTGGGCCGCACAGGGCTGCACCTTGCCGTATATGGGCTTCAACCTGATTCCGCTTTCGGTGATCCCGGAAATCCGCATTACCGATAAGGGCCTCTTGACGGTGCCCGGCATGGTGCAGCTGACGCTGGTGGTCGCGGCCTGAGGCCGCCTGCGTGACCAATCGGCTGACCCAGCTCCGGGTCGGCGACGAAAGCTTCCTCGTCTCCAGCATGATCGAACGCTGCCCGAAGATCATGATGCTACGTGAACTGGTCAGAAACGCCCTCGATGCGGCCGCGACCGCACCGGACGGCTGCCGGCAGGTCAGGCTTTCCCAGGTGCTGATCGATGGCGTGCCGAAGCTCGCGATCTGGAACAGTGGCCGCGGCATGGATGCGGACGAGTTGTTCCGGATGTGCGACATCGCCTCGTCGATCCGCAAGGAGCACCGGCTCGACCAGAATTTCGGCATGGGCGCCAAGGTGGCGTCACTGCCGTCGAACCGGCATGGCCTGCGCTATCGCTCCTGCCACGCGGGCGTCGTGCACGAGGTCACGCTGGGCTGGCGCGACGGCGTCTATGGCAGGCTTCGGCGCGCCGACGATCGCGGCACGATGCAGGACGTGACGATGGTCAGCGCGGACGCGATGTCCCGGGGCCATGCGCTCGATCAGGACT
Proteins encoded:
- a CDS encoding LysR family transcriptional regulator codes for the protein MDTLRAAVVVLRVAEAGSFAGAARLLGVTPAAVARLVGRFEAVHGARLFRRSTRSLSLTPDGERFLADVRGPALALAAAAGRLGAPVGIAGTVRVTAAATLAPTLLRALATLLERYPALHVELAFDDHFADLGGGRWDLAVRIAPRIADASVLARRLAPLPLVTLAAPAYLARHGVPKTPDDLVQHRLIGVRFPATGRMMPWLFREPAGTRRLPPDFALIVDGSDAARAATALGIGIAQAGAEGTAALIASGGLVTVLDTYAPPPWSMWMLRAPGPAAPALAAVMEAFVAAFRRKGK
- a CDS encoding SDR family oxidoreductase, whose product is MSNSIAEQARPPAPSLDLTGKRVVVVGGKKAIGLGVAQAAYAMGASVTVASRRDISAEERPDLAAFDQVVLDIRDEAAVHAAFEAIGPFDHLVVTAGPEMGSWGSFMDADMSGVRSYLESKFLGTWACARHAAPHVRAGGSMTFLTGGTGARAKLGLAAVTSTFAAVESLSQSLALELAPIRVNTIRPGFIDTDFWDVLPAETVEDIRAKVRAKFPARRLGTAADVGHASVFLMTNPYVTGTVLEVSGGELLVDWIF
- a CDS encoding meso-2,3-butanediol dehydrogenase, coding for MMKRFEDKVVIVTGAGTGIGAATARRFLREGATVVLNGRREQKLRDTVADIDPAKSLIHAGDVSDEAYIKRLVEDTVARFGRLDVLVNNAGFAIFGPFAELTTADWRRQLATDLDGVYFGTREALPHLLKTRGSIVNVSSASGLGGDWGGSGYNAAKGAVSNLTRSLALEYAARGVRVNAVAPSLTTTDATADLEKSEAAMSTFRERLPMGRPATPDEVAAVIAFLASDDASFVNGVILPVDGGLAASNGQPNFLALFGQG
- a CDS encoding outer membrane beta-barrel protein, with protein sequence MTTPLVTAAGRCEAGRRKSIHRMLMAGSALVPALMTGSLLASTGAFAQALSTGTPPASASVNGTAATATPAAAAPPKTWLEGITYGAQVEGGVTGNFDRPADGLNYGRLFDDKANTALLNSVQLTATRAIDPTLSTFDFGFMLQGTYGSDARYTHYLGEFGHVTNDRNQFSILQANVTMHAPVLFKGGIDFKLGQFATLIGYETIDPSTNPFYSHSYNFNFGPFEHTGLIAEAHLNPTVDLYGEIDTGESTTFGNGDNNAKPAGLVGVGLNSLAGGKLTVLAFLHLGPEDATNAIGHEANSSMRYEGDVVATYKATDKLTLVAEAQWQHDDFYGADSYGLAGYASYALTPTLTANFRGEVYRDNAGFFVAAFPGNTDAYRGLNGLSTTAFGAGRQTYSEWTWGVSYKPVIPHVALLAFRPEIRWDKSFSGGHPYNALTNTGNFTLAADVILGF
- the murJ gene encoding murein biosynthesis integral membrane protein MurJ, translated to MLKGFLTVGSWTMLSRVLGLVRDQLLAALMGAGPMQDAYQVAFRLPNLFRRLFGEGAFNAAFVPLFSGLLAKEGPEVARGFAREALGVLLFWLLCLTLLGELFMPQVIRGIAPGFGANYPLAVSLGRITFPYVLLICAAALVSGVLNGLEKFGVAAAAYVLFNVVGIAAILFLTPHVKSVAHAAAWGITVSGVLQLGVLMIASHRAGMGLGLPRPRLTPRMRLLMRRMLPGLIGSGITQLNLGVDTIIGTLLPAGSVSLMYFADRVNQLPLGVLGAAAATTMLPVLTRQVQTNDMVAAHRTQNSAIEFALALTLPASLALMVLSVPILGTLFGYGAFTPRDVVLSAQSLTGYAFGLPFFVLIKVLAPGFFARGDMSTPVRIGMATLAVNLCLNLALMRPLQHVGPPLATSLASMINALTLMVVLLRRGYLQPDRIMLSRLLRMGLASVAMAAVLALISHTLLSGLGRWHGLERIAGLLLLVTVGMTVYAALLQLLGIFDIRRLASKLKRRLQRRRDDTPAADTPS
- a CDS encoding glycosyltransferase family 2 protein; its protein translation is MDDSKRRQYETELKSYPDRPLGVVRNNGAWPAPRYRYSLAACARWESRYVVEWILYHRSIGIDHIYLYCNDDDPAELFEKVLPFIEGKDPFVTFLHYSFQGLQFQMYFHFIRNYSHETDWMMFLDIDEFICIRKSNSIVALMEAIPSGAEAIYFNWSSFGCNGHDIRPDGYVLLNYTRREGRATPFTKVFIKSRRVPYAGFFRKKTAPVMHDYTKLDPDIVAYNVIGDRLTTYYMDFPTNAWAYLLADDHSERILATAFIAHYNIKSNQDFQLRVDRGLRGDYAAEQMWGNKSLHDRKMFNIMTNEVQDLHLHDYWRDYLSCGWKNAVFPKSRWPLISQGKSAVQSSTAHNRSIADDAATIISGRLLGASQNHTNLEDSPWWQIDLGDLHMIHEARVFNRMDGVLDRMSRFDLLASENETDWKTVLVRDESGLFGGIDGTPFVSAWEEGFAARWLRLVVPGEKRFLHLDQIEFYGARC
- a CDS encoding adenine deaminase C-terminal domain-containing protein, which produces MTIERHLTRFSVPPLHEETRELAAVASGRLCPDLVITGARVLSTYSERTLQDRELWVHRGRIAALKPAGAARVAGLQPGQITDVQGGIIAPGLVDPHVHIESSMMTACAYAEVALLNGTTTIFCDSHEIGNVADAAGIEWMLEDARAAPLNIFLTVPSTVPATGPRYETAGGDLTPAKIGALFDRWPEAVALGEKMDFVQVCEGDVRSHGIIAEALKRGRPVSGHVYGREFVAAYAASGVTDTHEAVTRDIADDMIEAGLWIYLRGGPPTTPWHSLPAAIRAITELGADPKRFCVCTDDRDADDLFLFGMDWVVREAIAAGIAPNRAWSMGSLHPATRYGMDGEIGGLGGGRRADLVLLNDAMEVQHTWYGGALMVENRAITPLLEQQLEQGRYRYPDAAYRTVILPEIPALVPPLPNEACRVNVIRTVSPSDIALKHEVVSLPRETSWSTHLDAHGLCFLSVVERHGHSGEAAHGLLAGFGLTEGAVASSVGHDAHNIVAAGRDEASMRLAVEAIRANGGGVVVVGGGRIRAEVALPIAGLLSDKRATEVAAETVLLKQAWAAQGCTLPYMGFNLIPLSVIPEIRITDKGLLTVPGMVQLTLVVAA